A part of Nerophis lumbriciformis linkage group LG25, RoL_Nlum_v2.1, whole genome shotgun sequence genomic DNA contains:
- the ankrd49 gene encoding ankyrin repeat domain-containing protein 49, giving the protein MELPEDLNQLELLNSHGHLIPRGASSLWTGSKDEDEDEEEQAHSEEWCRHKEGTLKDKPAELILWAAGNNRLSTIARLLAANASLVHSRDEDAYTPLHRAAYGGHVDAASALLAAGSEVNPRTVDGWTPLHSACRWARVGVATLLLRRGARVNAQTNGGLTALHLAASHGGGASAADWRRTLELLLSQRQLKAGLRSSSGETAGELARRSGPFHFLFEMVEDCVLAVPPV; this is encoded by the exons ATGGAGCTTCCAGAGGATTTGAACCAGCTGGAGCTGCTGAACTCTCACGGCCACCTGATTCCCCGAGGGGCCAGCAGCCTGTGGACGGGGAGTAAGGATGAagatgaggatgaggaggagCAGGCCCACAGTGAGGAGTGGTGTCGACACAAAGAAGGAACTCTGAAAGACAAACCAGCAGAGCTCATTCTGTGGGCCGCAGGAAACAACCGT CTGTCCACCATCGCCAGGCTGTTAGCAGCAAACGCCTCACTGGTGCACAGCCGTGACGAGGACGCCTACACGCCGCTACACCGCGCGGCCTACGGCGGCCACGTGGACGCCGCCTCCGCCCTGCTCGCCGCCGGCTCCGAGGTGAACCCCCGCACCGTGGACGGCTGGACGCCGCTGCACAGCGCCTGCCGCTGGGCCCGAGTGGGCGTGGCGACCTTGCTCCTGCGGCGCGGCGCCCGCGTCAACGCGCAGACCAACGGCGGGCTGACGGCGCTGCACCTGGCGGCCTCCCACGGCGGCGGCGCCTCGGCGGCAGACTGGCGCCGCACCCTGGAGCTGCTCTTGTCGCAGCGTCAACTCAAGGCGGGACTTCGCAGCAGCAGCGGGGAGACCGCCGGTGAGCTGGCTCGACGCAGCGGCccctttcacttcctgtttgagaTGGTGGAGGACTGTGTGCTTGCTGTCCCACCTgtgtga